The Akkermansia sp. N21116 genome includes a region encoding these proteins:
- a CDS encoding R3H domain-containing nucleic acid-binding protein — MEEDLKQLAVQSLETLLQSLGFEGTVTPEEMDNIICLQISSPDAKFLIGEDGDRLDDLQYLVNRMIQHKIPDAPRVKVDCDSYRQRHEKKLLDKALSIAEKVKETGKPMKLYPLNAYHRMLVHNALKEVPGIVTESEEGNARFKRITIRPE, encoded by the coding sequence ATGGAAGAAGACCTGAAACAATTAGCCGTTCAATCGCTTGAAACTCTCCTCCAATCGCTTGGTTTCGAAGGGACTGTAACTCCTGAAGAGATGGACAATATCATTTGCCTCCAGATTAGTTCTCCGGACGCAAAATTCCTGATTGGAGAAGATGGAGACCGCCTGGATGATTTGCAGTATCTCGTCAACAGGATGATTCAGCACAAAATCCCGGATGCTCCTAGGGTGAAGGTGGATTGTGATTCTTACCGTCAGCGTCATGAGAAGAAGCTTCTCGACAAGGCGCTCTCCATTGCGGAAAAAGTTAAGGAAACGGGCAAGCCTATGAAATTGTATCCCTTGAATGCGTACCACCGTATGCTTGTTCATAATGCCTTGAAAGAAGTTCCCGGTATTGTGACGGAGTCTGAAGAGGGCAATGCCCGGTTCAAACGGATTACGATTCGTCCGGAATGA
- a CDS encoding 6-phosphofructokinase produces MSGIAIMTSGGDAAGMNPAIKAAVDHARHLSMRPYVVYDGLEGLIDGKIEEPSRNLTNELIYRGGTLLRSSRSKRFFQYEYRKQAYEHLKAKGIEKLIIMGGDGSFRALNDFYNDFEVPFAGIPATIDNDIASTDYCLGVDTAQNVILNCIDSIRDTAQSHHRAFVVETMGRDCGYLAMTTALCSSADICIVPEIPYDLDSIYRRLSPQIEEGIGYIIAVVAEGTRVAQYLTRWLNEKTGMDTRLTVLGHVQRGGSPTARDRLMATRFATRAVEALHKGNNNQIMVYRDGSYATTSLNAVAGQKYSVNPEIIDLCRELSC; encoded by the coding sequence ATGAGTGGAATAGCCATTATGACATCGGGCGGTGATGCAGCAGGAATGAATCCCGCCATCAAGGCCGCCGTGGACCATGCACGACATCTCTCAATGCGTCCATACGTGGTATACGACGGACTGGAAGGACTCATCGACGGAAAGATTGAAGAACCATCCCGCAACCTTACCAATGAACTGATTTACCGCGGCGGCACGCTTCTGCGTTCCTCACGTTCCAAAAGGTTTTTCCAGTACGAATATCGCAAACAGGCCTACGAACACCTGAAGGCCAAAGGCATTGAAAAACTGATCATCATGGGAGGAGACGGATCCTTCCGAGCCCTCAACGACTTTTACAATGATTTCGAAGTCCCGTTTGCCGGGATTCCCGCCACGATCGACAATGATATTGCGTCGACGGACTACTGCCTCGGTGTAGACACCGCCCAAAACGTCATTCTCAATTGTATTGATTCCATCCGTGACACGGCTCAGTCACATCACCGGGCATTTGTCGTGGAAACGATGGGGCGCGATTGCGGATATCTGGCCATGACCACGGCTCTCTGCAGCAGCGCTGATATCTGTATTGTTCCTGAAATCCCCTACGACCTCGACTCCATCTACCGCCGTCTGAGCCCTCAAATCGAAGAAGGCATCGGCTACATCATCGCCGTCGTCGCCGAAGGAACGCGTGTCGCTCAGTATCTGACTCGCTGGCTCAATGAAAAAACGGGGATGGATACACGCCTCACCGTTCTGGGCCATGTTCAGCGCGGCGGCTCCCCGACTGCGAGAGACCGCCTGATGGCGACACGTTTCGCCACCCGTGCCGTAGAAGCTCTGCACAAGGGTAACAACAACCAGATCATGGTCTACCGCGACGGGAGTTACGCCACAACATCGCTGAATGCCGTTGCCGGCCAAAAATATTCGGTCAATCCCGAAATCATCGACCTCTGCCGCGAATTGAGCTGCTAA
- a CDS encoding uracil-DNA glycosylase family protein, whose amino-acid sequence MVSIADQLLQASAFLADEMDSLSFSFPVAYTYNPLKYAWAPYEQYVRRYGDSKKRTFFLGMNPGPFGMAQTGVPFGEVDAVKNWLGIEAAVGKPSLMHPKRPVDGFACKRSEVSGRRLWGLFRDVYGTPETFFKDHFVVNFCPLVWMSESGANVTPDKLSADIQERIDALCLSHLESMIRIMEPEILVGVGAYATNKLKDASSAMPDRTFTIGTLLHPSPASPVANKFWPQRPMEQLRDLGILPVGK is encoded by the coding sequence ATGGTATCAATCGCAGACCAATTGCTCCAGGCTTCCGCGTTTCTGGCGGATGAGATGGATTCCCTGTCGTTTTCCTTCCCCGTCGCTTATACGTATAATCCGCTAAAGTATGCGTGGGCTCCGTATGAACAATATGTACGCCGGTATGGAGATTCGAAGAAGAGGACTTTTTTTCTGGGGATGAATCCCGGTCCTTTCGGGATGGCCCAGACGGGTGTTCCGTTCGGGGAAGTGGATGCTGTCAAGAACTGGCTGGGTATTGAAGCTGCCGTGGGGAAGCCTTCCCTCATGCATCCGAAAAGGCCTGTGGATGGATTTGCATGTAAGCGCTCCGAGGTAAGCGGCAGGAGATTGTGGGGGCTCTTTCGTGATGTCTATGGAACTCCGGAAACATTTTTCAAGGATCATTTCGTCGTTAATTTTTGCCCGCTTGTCTGGATGTCCGAATCCGGAGCCAACGTTACTCCGGACAAGCTGTCCGCAGACATTCAGGAGCGTATTGACGCTCTGTGTCTGTCTCATCTTGAGAGTATGATACGGATTATGGAGCCGGAAATCCTTGTCGGTGTAGGAGCTTACGCGACGAATAAATTGAAAGATGCCTCCTCTGCCATGCCGGATCGTACGTTTACCATCGGTACTCTTCTGCATCCTAGTCCTGCGAGTCCGGTTGCCAATAAGTTTTGGCCTCAGCGTCCCATGGAACAGCTGCGCGACCTGGGTATTCTGCCCGTCGGTAAATAA
- a CDS encoding SUMF1/EgtB/PvdO family nonheme iron enzyme, with protein sequence MTLSFPCTLGDYTLLSLIKEKDGRLYFDAIQISTSRKVILEMPDPETSTEESIQEFLHEVRVKASVDSPLFTTVYEASKTDGKWYFSYEKPDGASLANAISIGKTFSTHQLLELLKTVSKAEEFFDSHNLATSPISPDSFFEDSSGGFRMINPVIPGTRKPDTSALDMISLGNILPSLITPNVPGATRIGTIATWMRDGQEGKTLTWQHVAEMVDTVEDQLGIGQNATTGLLEQSPVSPLSRYKILLVAIVAILAAGAVFLLIGNNDPDHHSTATKPKLTHPVFDGRDHMGIPINPGNGAPILICDAYEVTIGAYKNFLDSIKNMPEQGRKSYDHPNQPPGKTGHTPLDWEAMLDAAQHGKVWEDYAMSMRTPVFNVDFWDAYAYAKWKGYRLPTLEEWKTIADRVSTHGQDPMGPVDNYLRDVGEHNLCGFNSGVSEWTSSEGKDPSMPMEAERPIVCGGHSGLPGKQRVIYVPSQDIRSKTIGFRTVHEQ encoded by the coding sequence ATGACACTTTCCTTCCCCTGTACTCTAGGCGACTACACGCTTCTTTCCCTGATCAAAGAAAAGGATGGCCGGTTGTATTTTGACGCCATCCAAATTAGCACAAGCCGCAAAGTCATCCTGGAAATGCCCGATCCGGAAACGAGTACCGAGGAATCCATCCAGGAGTTTCTTCATGAGGTCCGTGTCAAAGCATCAGTCGATTCTCCCCTTTTCACCACCGTTTACGAAGCCAGCAAGACCGACGGGAAATGGTACTTCAGCTATGAAAAACCGGATGGGGCCAGCCTGGCCAATGCCATCAGCATCGGGAAAACCTTTAGCACCCATCAACTTCTGGAGCTACTGAAAACCGTCAGCAAGGCAGAAGAATTCTTCGATTCCCACAATCTCGCCACTTCTCCCATTTCTCCCGATTCCTTTTTTGAAGACTCGAGCGGAGGATTCCGCATGATCAACCCGGTCATTCCCGGGACAAGAAAGCCGGACACATCTGCCCTGGACATGATCTCCCTCGGCAACATTCTTCCCTCCCTTATCACCCCCAACGTGCCCGGAGCCACCCGCATAGGTACTATTGCCACCTGGATGCGGGACGGGCAGGAAGGAAAAACGCTCACCTGGCAGCACGTAGCCGAAATGGTGGATACCGTCGAAGACCAGTTGGGGATCGGGCAAAACGCCACCACTGGACTTCTTGAACAATCTCCTGTTTCTCCTTTATCCCGTTACAAGATCCTTCTGGTCGCCATTGTCGCCATCCTTGCCGCCGGAGCGGTTTTCCTTCTCATCGGCAACAATGATCCGGATCATCATTCCACCGCTACAAAACCTAAACTGACACATCCCGTTTTCGATGGGCGCGACCATATGGGAATCCCCATCAATCCGGGAAACGGAGCCCCCATCCTTATCTGCGACGCATACGAAGTCACCATCGGCGCCTACAAAAACTTTCTCGACTCCATCAAGAACATGCCGGAACAGGGACGCAAGTCATACGACCATCCCAATCAGCCTCCAGGAAAAACCGGTCACACCCCTCTCGACTGGGAGGCCATGCTCGATGCCGCCCAACATGGCAAGGTCTGGGAAGACTATGCCATGAGTATGCGGACGCCTGTCTTCAACGTCGATTTCTGGGATGCCTATGCCTATGCCAAATGGAAAGGATACCGCCTTCCTACCTTGGAAGAATGGAAAACGATTGCCGACCGGGTTTCTACGCACGGGCAAGATCCTATGGGTCCTGTTGACAACTATCTCCGGGACGTGGGAGAACACAACCTGTGCGGTTTTAATTCCGGAGTATCGGAATGGACATCCAGTGAAGGAAAAGATCCCTCCATGCCTATGGAAGCGGAACGCCCCATTGTCTGCGGAGGACATAGCGGACTCCCCGGAAAACAACGAGTCATCTACGTTCCATCCCAGGACATCAGATCCAAAACAATTGGTTTCCGTACCGTTCACGAACAATAA